The genomic stretch GCCGCAAGCCGGTCGCCCAGCAGCGCGCTGCGCATCGCCAGCGCCTCGCGCGACGCGGCGCTGCCATCCTGGCGGGGCAGCGGCTTGCGGAACTCGGCGTCATACAGCGCGCGTTCCACCAGCACGTTCAGCACATCCATGCCCAGCGGCGCGTGCACGCCATACGCCACATGGACGGAGTTCGGCGCCTCGGCCAGGGCGTCGTGGTACCAGCCGCGCGGCAGGTACAGGATGTCGCCCTTCTTCAGGTGCACCTGGCCGCGCAGCGCGCCCTTCGCCTGGTCGTGGTGGTCCTGCTTCTGGCCACGGAATGCGGGGTGCGGGATCGGCCATTCGGCGCGGCCTTCCCAGATGTTCCAGGTCTTCTCGCCTTCGACCTGCACGGCCCAGACGTCGTGGGTGTCGTAGTGCGAATGGAACGCCTTGTGCGACTGGAACGAGATGTAGACGTTGGCCTGCGCCTTGCCGAAGCCCGCGCCTTCCAGCGCGTCCGACACGGCGGCCAGCCCCGGCGTGAGGCTGTCCACGTCGTTCATCACGACCGAGGCGCCGCGGCGCACCCAGTCCTGCACCTTGGCGGCGACAGGCTGCAGCACCTGCGCACCATCGCGCGAGACCGCCTTGACGCTGTAGGCCGCGGGCGGCACCGGCGCACTGTCGAGCACCAGCTTCAGGCTGGTCTCGGTCCAGACATGCGTCATGTCGAGCAGCCGGTTGATGCCCGCCCAGTCGAGCACGCCGGCGAACTTGTCCGGCCTGCCCTGGATGTGCAGCGGCGCACGGTCGTAGTGCTCGGCGAGGAACCGTTCGGGCGTGACCGGTGCGAGCAGGTCCTGCAACGTCATCTTCATGGGACGCATCCTAGCGTGGCGGGCCGGGGTGCGTCAGCGTCAAGTCTGGACGCGGCGGGGCGGCGGGGCGCAGGCTCGGCGGTGCGGCGAAACGGAGGAACCCATGGCGAACGACATGCCCGGCCCGGCGGATACGACCCGCGCCGAGGTGATCCGGGCGGCCGAGGAGGCCCTGGCGCGCCTGGCCCCGGCCCTGCCGCCCGATGCCGCGCGCCTGCTGCGGGACCTGCACGCCGGTGTGCCCACCGCCGAGCTGGCCGCCGAACCGCCCGAAGCCCTGGCCGCGGCCGCCGCCAGCCTGTTCGCCTTCGCCCAGGACCGCAGGCCAGGCACCGCCAAGGTCCGCGTGCTGGCGCCCGGGCCAGGCACCGGCCCGCGCGCGGTGGCCGAGATCGTCACCGACGACATGCCCTTCCTGGTCGATTCGGTGCTCGCCGCGCTGGCGCTGCACGGGCGCGCGGTGGCGTCCCTGCTGCACCCGATCCTCCGCGTGCGGCGCGACGCGTCGGGCCGCCTGCTGGCGCTGGACGGCGCCTCTCCGCAGCGCGAAAGCATGATGCGCGTGACACTCGGTGCCGCCGGGCCGGTGCTGTCGGGCACCCCGCCGCGCGGTGCCGAGGGCCTGGAGGCGCTGGAGGCCGCGCTGACCCGCGCCATGGCCGATGTGCGCGCCGCCACCCAGGGCTTCCCGGCCATGCTGACCCTGCTGCGCGGCGCCGAGGCCGAGGTCGTGGCGCCCGGCGGCCCGGACGCCGAGGAAGCCGCAGCCTTCCTGCGCTGGCTGGTCGAGGAGAACTTCGTCCTGCTGGGGCATCGCCGGTTCGCGCTGGCGGCGGATGGCACGATCAGCGTGGTGGCGGAGGAAAACCTTGGCCTGCTGACAGACCCCGCGCTGCCGGTCTTCGACGCGCTGCGCGACCTGTCGGCCATCCCGCAGGCGGTGCGCGGCGCGCTGTCCAACGCCACGCCCGTCACGGTGGCCAAGGCGAACATGCGCGCCACGGTGCATCGCCCGCAACATGCCGACGTGGTGGCGACGCGCATCTTCGACGCCGCCGGCCAGGTGGTCGGCGGGCGGCTGTTCCTCGGCCTGTTCGCCGCGGCGGCCTACAACCGCAACCCGCGGTCGATCCCGCTGCTGCGGCGCAAATGCGACCGTATCCTCGAGATGGCGGGCGTCGAACCGGACAGCCATGACGGGCGCGCGCTGCGCAACATCCTGGACACCTGGCCGCGCGACGAATTGTTCCAGGCGCCGGAGGACGCGATCCTGGCGGGGGCGCGCCGCGCGCTGGACCTGACCATCCGTCCGCGCGCGGCACTCGTGGTGCGCCACGACCCGTTCGAGCGCTTCGTCTCCGCGATCGCCTGGCTGCCGCGCGACACCTTCGACACGCGCCTGCGCGAACGGGTGGGCGCGACGGTGGCGCGCGCCTTCGACGGGCGGCTGTCGGCCTACTACATCGCGCTCGGCGATGCGCCGCTGGCGCGCGTGCACTACATCGTGGCAACCAAGCCCGGCGCGGTGCCGGCAGTTGATGTTCCCACGCTGGAATCGGCCATTGCGCAGGCGGCGCGCGGCTTCGGCGAACGCCTGGCGGAGGCGCTCGCCGCCACGCGCGGCGAGGCGGCTGCGGCGTCGGTGCTGGGCCGCTGGCGCGAGGCCTTCCCCGGGGCCTATCGCGAGGGCACGACCGCGGCCCAGGGCGTGGCCGACATCCTGCTGGCGGAACGCGCGATCGCGGCGGGGCGCCCGCGCGCCGACCTGCAGCGCGCCCCCGGGGCGGGACCGCGGACCCTGACGCTGCGCCTCGCCAATCCCGCCACGCCGCTGGCGCTGGCCGATGCGCTGCCGCTGTTCGAGAGCCTCGACCTGCGGGCCATCGAGGAACACCCCTACCACCTGGCGCCGGCCGACGGGCCGGCGGTGGTGCTGCATGTCTATCGGCTGGAGGCCGGCGCCGACTGCCCGGAGGACCGCTTCGACGAAATCCTCGGCGCGCTGGGCGCCTTGCTGGATGGCGCGGCGGAGGCCGACGGCTTCAATCGCCTGGTGCTGCGCGCCGGGCTGGACTGGCGGGAATGCTGGCTGCTGCGGGCGATGTTCCGCTGGGCCAAGCAGGTCGGCTTTCCCTTCGCGCAGGCATCGGTCGAGGCTGCACTGGCGGCGCATGCCGAGGCCGCGCGGCTGCTGGTCGAGATCTTCCGCCGCCGCTTCGACCCCGCCGCGCCCGACCGCGACTCCACGAAAGCCGAAGCCGCCTGGGACATGCTGCTCGAGGCAATCGAGAACCCCGATGAGGACCGTATCCTGACGCGCCTGCGCGTCACGCTCGATGCCATGCTGCGGACCAACTTCTTCCAGGACAAGGACTACCTGGCCTTCAAGCTGGACAGCGCGCTGGCCGGCGAGATGCCCGCGCCGCGTCCCTGGCGCGAGATCTTCGTGCATTCGCCGCGCATGGAGGGCTGCCACCTGCGCGCCGGCCCGGTCGCGCGCGGCGGCATCCGCTGGTCCGACCGGCGCGAGGATTTCCGGACCGAGATCCTGGGGCTGATGAAGGCACAGCGGCTGAAGAACGTGATCATCGTGCCGACCGGCGCGAAGGGCGGCTTCGTGCTGAAGCACCCGCCGCCCATGACCGACCGCGAGGCGTTCCAGGCGGAAGGCATCGCCTGCTACCGCACGCTGGTGCGCTCCATGCTCGACCTGGCGGACAACTACCAGGGCACGGACGTCGTCACGCCGCGGGGCATCGTGCGGCGCGATGGCGACGACCCCTACATCGTCGCCGCCGCCGACAAGGGCACCGCGACCTTCAGCGACATCGCCAACGGGCTGTCGGCCGAATACGGTTTCTGGCTGGGCGACGCCTTCGCCTCGGGTGGGTCGGCCGGCTACGATCACAAGGGCATGGGCATCACGGCGCGCGGTGCCTGGGTGATGATCGACCGGCATTTCCAGGAGGTGCTGGGGCGGTCGGTGCAGGATGCGCCCTTCGACATGGTGGGCGTGGGCGACATGTCGGGCGACGTGTTCGGCAATGGCCTGCTGGTGAGCCGCCATACACGCCTGCGCGCGGCCTTCGACCACCGGCACATCTTCCTCGACCCCGCGCCCGATCCCGAGGCGTCCTATGTCGAGCGCGAGCGACTGTTCCGCCTGCCGCGGTCGTCCTGGGCGGATTACGAGGCGCGCCTCATCAGCGAGGGCGGTGGCGTGTTCCCGCGCAACGCCAAGTCGCTGCCGCTGAGCCCACAGGCGCAGGCCATGCTCGGCATCGCCGCCGATCGCGCCGAACCCGCCGCCATCATGCAGGCGATCCTGCGGATGGAGGCCGACCTGCTCTATTTCGGAGGCATCGGCACCTACGTGAAGGCCGCCACCGAGACGCAGGCCGAGGCCGGCGACCGCGCCAACGACGCGATCCGTATCGACGGCGGGCAGATCCGCGCGCGCATCGTCGGCGAGGGTGCCAATCTCGGCGTGACACAGGCGGGCCGCATCGAGGCGGCGCGCCTCGGCATCCGCATCAACACCGATGCGCTCGACAATTCGGCCGGCGTGTCCACCTCCGACCACGAGGTGAACATCAAGATCCTGCTCGCGGATGCCGAGGCCGATGGCGTGCTCACCCGCCGCAACCGCGACGAATTGCTGCGCGACATGACCGACGAGGTCGCCGCCCTGGTGCTGCGCGACAACGCCCAGCAATCCATCGCCGTCACGCTGGAGGCCATGGCCGGGCCAGAGGACCTGCCCGCCCAGGCGACGCTGATGGAGAAACTGGAAGCCGCCGGCCTGCTCGACCGCGCCGTGGCGGGGCTGCCCGATGCGGCGGGCATGGCGCGGCGCATCGGTGCCGGGGATGCGCTGACGCGGCCGGAGATCTCGGCACTCCTGCCCTTCGCGAAGCTCTGGCTGACCGACGCGCTGGCGGAGTCCACGCTGCCGGACGAACCGGCGCTGCTGCCCGCGCTGATGGCCTATTTCCCGAAGCCCCTGCAGGCGGGCTATGCGCGCTTCGCGGAACGCCACCGGCTGCGGCGCGACCTGGTCGCGACCATTGTGGCGAATGCAGTGGCGAACCGGCTGGGCTGCGCGGCGCTGGCGCGGCTGACCATGGCGGCCGACCCGGTCGCGGCCTGCCGCGCCGCACTGCTGGCGGCCGAGGCCTTCGGGCTGGAAGCCGCCTGCGACGCGATCGACGCGGCGGAGGCACCGGCCGAGACGCGGCTCGCTGCCCTGCTTGCCTTGCGGCGCCTGCAGGAGGCGGCCGCGCAGGACCTTCTGGCCGCACCCGCGCAACCGCTGGAGGACGCATTGGCGGCACTGCGGCCGGGCATCGCGGCACTGGCAACGGCCGCGGCGGCGCACGCCGTGCCGGCGGCCGGGCTGCCGCCCGAGGCCGGGCTGCTCGCCGCCGCCGCGCCGCGCCTGGCCGCGGCACCGGCGGTGGTGCGCCTGGCCGGGAATGCCGGCGTGGACGCCGCCGCCGCCGCCACCGCCTGGGGCAGCATCGAATCGCGCTTCGCACTGGACGCCCTGCGCGCGGCCATCGCCGCCGCACCCGCGCCAGGCCCCTTCGGTCCGCGCGCGCGCGCTGCCCTGGCCGAGGAGGCCGGCGCCGCACAGGCCCGCCTCGCCGCCCGGTTGCTGCGCGGCGAGACGCCGGACGACGCGCGCAGCGACACTGTCGCCGCCCTGGTCCGCGACGCCGCCGGCGCGCGGGACCTGGCGGCGGTCACGGTCGCCGTGCGGGCGGTGGCGATGCTGGGGTAGCCGGCGCGCAGGTGGATGGCGCCACGCCCGAGGTTCAGGGCGCGGCCAGGCTCCGGCGCAGGCGCGTGATGGCGCCAGGCAGGCCACGGACCGTCAGCACGCGGCCGGTCTCGTCATAGGCCTCCGACAGCACCCGCGCGCTGTCATAGACCTCGCCGAGAAGACCCTGCTTCGCGTAGGGCAGCACCAGGACGTCCTCGACCATCGCCGCCTCGAAGAAGGCGATGATGGTGTCGCGCAGCGCGCTCACATCGCCGGGCGCATGGGCGGAGAGCATGATTGCGTCCGGGTGCTTCTCGGCCAGCGCGGCGCGCCCGGCGGCATCCACCCGGTCCATCTTGTTGAGCACCAGGCGCGAGGGCACGGCATCGGCACCGATCTCCCGCAGCACGCTGCGGCTGACCTCGAGTTGTGCCTCGTAGGTCGGGTCGGACGCATCCACCACGAACAGCAGCAACGAGGCTTCCAGCGCCTCCGCGAGCGTCGAGCGGAACGACGCGACCAGATCGTGCGGCAGCTGCTTGATGAAGCCCACGGTATCCGAGATCAGCACGCGCGGCCGCGTCTCCGGCTGCAGGATGCGCACGGTGGTGTCGAGCGTGGCGAACAGCTTGTCCTCCACCAGCACCTGGCTGCCGGTCAGCGCCCGCATCAGCGACGACTTGCCCGCATTCGTGTAGCCGACCAGTGCGACGCGCAGCTGGTCGCGCCGGCCGCTGCGGCGGTTGTCGCTGTCGCGCTGCACCGCCTCGAGCTGGTCCTTCAATTCGGAGATGCGGTCGCGAATCTTGCGGCGGTCGAGATCTAGGGTGGTCTCGCCTGCGCCAGGCCCCTGCTGCCGTCCGCCGCCACCGGTCGATTCGCGCAGCCGGGGGGCCACGTATTTGAGGCGCGCCATCTCGACCTGCAGCTTCGCCTCGCGCGTATTGGCGTGGCGGTGGAAGATCTCGACGATCACGCCGGTGCGGTCGAGCACCTCGGCGCCGGTCGCGCGTTCGAGGTTGCGGATCTGGCTGGGCGAGAGCTCGTGGTCGACGATCACGAAATCGGGCTTGGGGGCGGCGTCCGCGTCCGGTTCTGCCTTGGCGGGTGCGTCCGCGGCGCCGTCGAAGCGCTGCCGTGCCTTGGATCGCGGCGGTGGCGCCATGGTCCCGACCACGCCGGTGCCGCCGGTGAGCGCGGCCAATTCGGCGAGCTTGCCGCTGCCCAGCAGCAATCCGGCGCCGGTGCCCTCGCGTCGCTGCGACACGGTGCCGATCACCTCGTAGCCGAGCGTCTTCACCAGGCGCCCGAGTTCCTCGAGGCTTGCGGCATGCGCGATGTCATCGACCTCCGGCGTCTGGATGCCGACGAGGACGGCGCGGGGAATGGGCGGTTTGGTCTCCATGGCGGCGCAGTAGCACGGAATGCGCTCGAAGCGCGCACTGGCACGCACTGCGCCCGAAGGGCGCGCAGGACCGACTGCGCCGGAGGCTTGCGCGCGTCCCGCTGCGCGCGGTCCCGGTGATCGGCGGCGGTGCCGCGCCCTCGCGTTCGCTCTACCCCGGCGCCGTGAACGCCCGCCCCTCCCACGCTTCCAGCATGGCGCGCAGCCGATCCGGGATGGGCACGGGCCGGCGTGTCGCCTGGTCGGTCAGCACCCAGACGATCTCCCCGGTGGCGAGCAACGCATCCTCGCCCCGCGGAAACACGCCGGGCTGGAAGGTGATGGAGGTGCGACCCACGCGAAGGGTGCGGGCGCCGATCTCGATCTCCGCCCGCCGCCCGATCGCGACCTTGTATTCGACCAGGCCACGGACGACGTGGAAATCCGCGCCGGTCGCCTTCACCTCCGCCTGGTAATCCCAGCCGGTGGCGCGGATGTAGTCGGACACCGCCTCGTCATACCAGGTCAGGTAATGCGCGTTGAAGACGATGCCCTGGGTGTCGAGTTCGACGTAGCGGACGCGGTGGGCCAGGAAGAAGCGGAAGTCGGCGCGGACAGGAAGCGTCATGCCCGCGCCGGTCCGTCTTAGCCGCGCGCGGCCTTCACCGCCGCCGTCGCGGCCTGGCACATCAGCCCGACCTCGTTCGCGATGGTGACCAGCTTGAAGCCCTTCTTGATCATCTTGTTGGCATAGGCGGGCGACCCGTTGTGAAGGCCGGCGGCGATGCCGCGCTTGGACGTCTCGGCCAGCAGCTTGTCGTAGATGCCCAGGATGAAGGGGTCCTCGACATCCAGCTTGGGCTCGAGGCCGTAGGAGAAGGACAGGTCGGACGGGCCGACATAGATGCCGTCGATACCGGGCACATCGAGGATCTTCTCGATGTTCTCGATCGCCGTCTTGGTCTCGATCATCGGGATGACCAGGATCTCGTCATTCGCGGTCTTCTGGTAGCCGCCGCTGCTGCCATAGGCGCCGGCGCGGATCGGGCCGTTCGAGCGTGTGCCGGCCGGCGGGTACTTGCAGTACTGCACCAGGGCGCGGGCTTCTTCCTCGGTGTTCACCATGGGGCAGATGACACCGTACGCACCTGCGTCGAGCACCTTGCCGACGATGCCGGGCTCGTTCCACGGCACGCGCACCATCGGCACCACGCCCGAGGGCTGCATGCCCTGGAAGCAGGCCACGCAGGACAGGTAGTCCTGCACGCCGTGCTGCATGTCGACGGTCACGGAATCCCAGCCGCACTTGGAGTACATCTCGGCGGAGAAGGCGTTCGGGATGGCGAGCCACCCGTTCACCACCGCCTTGCCGGCCTTCCACGCTTCCTTGACCGCATTCGCCATGGCGCCGCTTCCTCTCTTGCTTGGCTGCTATGGCAGGACGCTAGGACGGGGTCCGGGGCGCGTCAAACGCGCGGCTGGACGGTCAGTCCTGCGCGCGGCAGGGTGCGCGGCATGGCCGACTGGACCGTCTCCTCCGAGACCGGCGTGCTGACCGATGTGCTGGTCTGCCCGCCGGCTCACTACCGCTGGATTCCGACCAACAGCATCGTGCGGCGCACGCTGGCGGGGGCGCAGCAGCCCTCGGCGCTCGCGCTGGCGGCGCAGCATGGCGAACTGGTGGATGCGCTTCGCCAGGGCGGTGTACGGGTGCATGTGCTGCCGCCGGAACCGCACCTCCCCTACATGGTCTACACGCGCGATTCAGCGGTGGTGACACCCTGGGGCGCGGTGCTGTGCCAGTTGGAACGGCCGCAGCGGCGCGGCGAGTATGCCGGCGTGATGGATTTCCACGGCGGCGCCTTCTGGCGAAAGTCGTCGGCCGGCACGCTGGAGGGCGGCGACATCCACATCCTGAAGCCTGGCGTGGCAGTGGTGGGGGCGTCGGGCGGGCGCACCGACCTGGCGGGGGCGGAGCAATTCGCCGCCTGGCTGCGCGCCGAGGGATGGGAGGTGCGCATCGAGGTGTTCGACGAACACTTCCTGCACCTGGACGTGTTGTTTTGCATGGCCGCGCCGGGGCTCGCGGTGGCGTGCCTCGACGTGCTGGACGCCCACTTCGTGGCCTGGCTTGCGGCGCAGGGCATCCGCTGCATCGACGTGCCGTATCGCGACGCGATGGCGCTCGGGTGCAACATCCTGGCACTCGGGCGCGGGCGGGTGGTGTCGGCGCGTGGTTCGGGCGCGCTGAATGCGGCCCTGCGCGCGGAGGGGCTGGTCGTGCTCGACCCCGACCTGTCGCTGTTCACCGCGGGCGGCGGCGGCCCGCATTGCCTGACCGGCCCGCTGCGGCGGGAGGAGTGATCCCATGGACACCGTGACATCGCCCGCCGATGCCGTCATCGCCGCCGTGCGCGCCTTCCTGGGCGATCGCCTCAGCACCAACGCCAGCGTGCGCGAACAGCATTCGCGCGGCGAGGACACCACCACGCCGACCCTGCCCGACGCCGTCGCCTTCGTGGAAACGACCGAGGAAGTCAGCCGCATCCTCGCGCTGTGCCACCAGCATGGCGTGGCGGTGACGCCCTTCGGCGCCGGCACCTCGCTGGAAGGGCATGTGAACCCGGTGCGCGCGGGTATCTCGCTCGACCTGTCGCGCATGAAGGCGGTGCTGGAATTGAACGAGGAGGACATGGACGTCCTCATCGAACCGGGTGTGACGCGCCAGGAGCTGAACGCCTTCCTGCGCGACAAGGGGCTGTTCTTCCCGGTCGATCCCGGAAGCCACGCCAGCATCGGCGGCATGTGCGCGACGCGTGCCTCGGGCACCAACGCGGTCCGCTACGGCACCATCCGCGAGAACGTGCTGGGCCTGGAAGTCGTGCTGGCCGATGGGCGCGTGATCGAAACCGGCGGCCGCACGCGCAAGGCATCGAACGGCTACGACCTGACGAGGCTGTTCATCGGTTCCGAGGGCACGCTCGGCGTCATCACCAAGGTGCGCCTGCGCCTGCACGGCATTCCGGAAGCCATGTCGGCCGCGGTGTGCCAGTTCTCCACCCTGGCGGCGGCGGTCGAGACCGTCATCACCGTCATGCAGACCGGCATCCCCGTCGCGCGCATCGAATTGCTCGATGAGGACCAGATGGAGGCCTGCATCCGCTATTCGAAGCTGGAAGGCTTCGCACCACTGACCACGCTGTTCCTGGAATTCCACGGCAGCGAGGCCTCGGTGAAGGAACAGGCGGAATCGGTCGAGGCGATCGCCACCGATCTCGGTGCGCAGGGCTTCACCTGGGCGACGGATGCGGAATCACGCAACCGGCTTTGGCAGGCGCGCCACGATGCCTATTGGGCGGCGGTGGCGCTGAAGCCCGGACACCGGGGCATCACCACCGATGTCTGCGTGCCGATCTCGCGCCTGGCGGAAGCGGTGGTGCAGGCGAAGGAGACGGCGCTCGCCTCGGGCCTCACTTCCTGCATCGTAGGCCATGTCGGCGACGGCAACTTCCACTGCCTGATCCTGTTTCCGGAAGGCGACCAGGAGGGCCTGGAACGCGCCTGGGCGCTGGATCGCGCCATCGTCGCGCAGGGGCTCGCCCTGGGCGGCACCTGTTCCGGGGAGCACGGCATCGGCATGGGCAAGCGCGAATTCCTCGAACAGGAACACGGGCCGGAAGCGCTGGCGGTGATGCGCAGCGTGAAGGTCGCGCTCGACCCGCGCGGCATCATGAATCCCGGCAAGATGTTCAGGAACTGACGGGTTGGACCTGCTCGGGCTGTCCGTCCTGGCGCTCGCGCTCGGCCATGTCTTCTCCAACGCCGTACGCACGGTGCCAGCGATGGCGGCCGACGTGCTGCAGCGCGACCTCGGCCTTTCGGCAGAGGGCCTCGGCGCGCTGACCGGCGCCTTTCCCGCCGCCTTCGCGCTGGCCATGCTGCCGGTGGGCGTGGCGCTCGACCGCTACGGCGTGAAGCGCACGGCGCTGGCATTGTTGGGCGTGGCCGCTGTCGGCTCGCTGCTGGGGGCAGTCGCCAGCGGGCCGTGGTCGATGCTGGCGGCGCAGGTGGTGCTGGGGGTGGGGTGTTCGGGGATGCTGATGTGCCCCATCACCTATGCCGCCAAGAACCTGCCGCCGCAGAAATTCGGGCTGTGGGGCGGGGTGATCCAGGCCTTCGGCAATACCGGGATGCTGCTGTCGGCCAGCCCGCTGGCGCTGCTGGTGGACCACGCCGGCTGGCGCGCGGGGTATGTGGCCTGCGCCGTGCTCGCCCTCGGTGCGCTGGTGGCGGTGGCGGCGATCGTGCGCGACACGCAGGCACCGGCGCAGGCACGGCGCAGCGTCGCGGAGGATGCGCGCGACGTGATTGCGCTCGCACTCTCGCGTGAGATCCGCGGGCCGGTGGTGATCGCCTTCGCATCCTTCGCCGCGGTGCTCGGCGTGCGCGGCCTGTGGGGCGGGCCGTGGCTGATGGAGGTCAAGGGCCTGCCGCGCGTCGAGGCCGGCCATGTGCTGCTGGCCTGCACCATCGCGCTGATCATCGGCCCGGCCGTGGCGGGGCTGCTGGAACGCCGCTTCCAGCAGCACCGGCGTGGGTTGTTGGTGGCGGGGCACCTGGGTGGCGCGGCGATGATCTCCCTGATGGTGCTGGGTGGGGCGCTGGGCTGGGGTGTCGCGGCGGATGCGCTGCTGCTGGCGGGCTTCGGGCTGCTGATCTCGCTGCAGGTGATCTGCTTCGCGCTAGTGCGCGCAGCCGTGCCGCCGGAACGCGTGGGGCGCGCGCTGTCGGCGATGAACATATCCTTCTTCGGGGGGGCGGCGGTGCTGCAGGCCGCCTCCGGCGCGGCGGCCGCGGCGGGCGGCATCGGCGCTGCGCTGATGGTCTTCGCGGTGGCGCTGGTGGCCTGCACCCTGGCCTTCCTGCGCATGCCCGGCCCGCGCTGACCTTCAACCGCCCTGCGATTGCCGCTAATGTCACGCCTGAGTGCCTGTTTGATGAGTCCGGCACCGGCCCGCACCCCCCACCCGGCCACCCACGTCAGTATCCTGGAATGGGTGGTCGGGGTGGGGGTGCGGGCCGGTGCCGGACCTTGAGATTGCGCCGAAAGGCGCATTCTCAAACAGACACTGAGGGAGCCCACGCATGATCCGCAGCATCCTGGTCGCGCTGGACGATACCGAGGGCGCGCAGCGCGCCCGCGATCTCGCGATCGACCTCTCGCGCCGCACCGGCGCGGCGCTGACCGCCGCGACCGTGCTCGACTGGCCGCATGTGCGCGACGAGCACGAGGCGGTGCCCGCCGGTGCCGCCGCCTTCAAGGAACGGCGCGACGCCGCGCGCGCCAAGCGCGCCGAGGAGGAGGCCGACACCGCCTTCGCCGCCTGCACCGCCGCCGCGGGGGACGCCGCATTCACCCGGCTTCGCCTGACCGACTCGCCCGAACCCGCCTTGCTCGCGGCCGGTGCGGCGCACGACATCATCGTGCTTGGCCGCGATTCGACGCTGGGGCTCCAGGACTGCCCCGATGGCCTGGCGCCGGTCATCGAGGCGCTGCTGCACGAAGGTGCGCGCCCGCTGCTGGTGGTGCCGCCCGGCCCGCCGGTCGCGGGCGGCGGCGTGCTGGTCGGTTATGACGGATCGATCCCGGCGATGCGGGCCATCCAGCTTTTCGCGCTGCTGGGCCTGGCCGGGGAGATGCCGGTCAGGGTGCTGTCGGTCGCCGAGACGCGGGCCGAGGCGCAGCGCATGGCCGACGAAGCGGCCGGTTACCTGCGCGCCCACGACGTCGCGGCCGAGGCGCTGGCTGTGGAAGGCGCGCGCCCGGTCGATGCGCTGCTCACGGAGGCGGCCGCCATGCCCGCGGCACTGCTGGTAATGGGCGCCTTCGAGCACACCGGCCTGCGCACCCTTTTCACCGGTTCCGCCACGCGGCGCCTGCTGCATGCCGCCCCCTGCCCGGTCTTCGTGGCGCACTGACCCCGCGCCTGGCGGCGCGGCGCCATGTGCTGCGCGCATGGTTCACCGTAACATTGCTTGACGTGTCATGCTGCAACGCGACATGAGCCTGTGATGAACGCCCTCGCTTCGTTGCGCGCCCTGGCGGGCGCGGCCATGGCCCTGCTTGTCGCAACGGTTCCCGCCGCAGCGCAGTTCGGCCCGCAGGGCCCGCCCGCGGTCGGCGTGCAGGTGGCCGAGCGCCGCCCCATCACCGAGACGATCGAATTCGTCGGCCGGGTCGAGGCGACCGACCGCGTGAACATCCGCGCCCGCGTCACTGGCTTCCTGGAACAGCGCCTGTTCCGCGAGGGCGGCGACGTGCGCGAGGGCGAGGTGCTCTACCGGATC from Roseomonas fluvialis encodes the following:
- a CDS encoding HpcH/HpaI aldolase family protein, which gives rise to MANAVKEAWKAGKAVVNGWLAIPNAFSAEMYSKCGWDSVTVDMQHGVQDYLSCVACFQGMQPSGVVPMVRVPWNEPGIVGKVLDAGAYGVICPMVNTEEEARALVQYCKYPPAGTRSNGPIRAGAYGSSGGYQKTANDEILVIPMIETKTAIENIEKILDVPGIDGIYVGPSDLSFSYGLEPKLDVEDPFILGIYDKLLAETSKRGIAAGLHNGSPAYANKMIKKGFKLVTIANEVGLMCQAATAAVKAARG
- a CDS encoding dimethylarginine dimethylaminohydrolase family protein, with the translated sequence MADWTVSSETGVLTDVLVCPPAHYRWIPTNSIVRRTLAGAQQPSALALAAQHGELVDALRQGGVRVHVLPPEPHLPYMVYTRDSAVVTPWGAVLCQLERPQRRGEYAGVMDFHGGAFWRKSSAGTLEGGDIHILKPGVAVVGASGGRTDLAGAEQFAAWLRAEGWEVRIEVFDEHFLHLDVLFCMAAPGLAVACLDVLDAHFVAWLAAQGIRCIDVPYRDAMALGCNILALGRGRVVSARGSGALNAALRAEGLVVLDPDLSLFTAGGGGPHCLTGPLRREE
- a CDS encoding FAD-binding oxidoreductase, with protein sequence MDTVTSPADAVIAAVRAFLGDRLSTNASVREQHSRGEDTTTPTLPDAVAFVETTEEVSRILALCHQHGVAVTPFGAGTSLEGHVNPVRAGISLDLSRMKAVLELNEEDMDVLIEPGVTRQELNAFLRDKGLFFPVDPGSHASIGGMCATRASGTNAVRYGTIRENVLGLEVVLADGRVIETGGRTRKASNGYDLTRLFIGSEGTLGVITKVRLRLHGIPEAMSAAVCQFSTLAAAVETVITVMQTGIPVARIELLDEDQMEACIRYSKLEGFAPLTTLFLEFHGSEASVKEQAESVEAIATDLGAQGFTWATDAESRNRLWQARHDAYWAAVALKPGHRGITTDVCVPISRLAEAVVQAKETALASGLTSCIVGHVGDGNFHCLILFPEGDQEGLERAWALDRAIVAQGLALGGTCSGEHGIGMGKREFLEQEHGPEALAVMRSVKVALDPRGIMNPGKMFRN
- a CDS encoding MFS transporter, with amino-acid sequence MDLLGLSVLALALGHVFSNAVRTVPAMAADVLQRDLGLSAEGLGALTGAFPAAFALAMLPVGVALDRYGVKRTALALLGVAAVGSLLGAVASGPWSMLAAQVVLGVGCSGMLMCPITYAAKNLPPQKFGLWGGVIQAFGNTGMLLSASPLALLVDHAGWRAGYVACAVLALGALVAVAAIVRDTQAPAQARRSVAEDARDVIALALSREIRGPVVIAFASFAAVLGVRGLWGGPWLMEVKGLPRVEAGHVLLACTIALIIGPAVAGLLERRFQQHRRGLLVAGHLGGAAMISLMVLGGALGWGVAADALLLAGFGLLISLQVICFALVRAAVPPERVGRALSAMNISFFGGAAVLQAASGAAAAAGGIGAALMVFAVALVACTLAFLRMPGPR
- a CDS encoding universal stress protein: MIRSILVALDDTEGAQRARDLAIDLSRRTGAALTAATVLDWPHVRDEHEAVPAGAAAFKERRDAARAKRAEEEADTAFAACTAAAGDAAFTRLRLTDSPEPALLAAGAAHDIIVLGRDSTLGLQDCPDGLAPVIEALLHEGARPLLVVPPGPPVAGGGVLVGYDGSIPAMRAIQLFALLGLAGEMPVRVLSVAETRAEAQRMADEAAGYLRAHDVAAEALAVEGARPVDALLTEAAAMPAALLVMGAFEHTGLRTLFTGSATRRLLHAAPCPVFVAH